CAGAGGAATCGTGTGAACAGGGCGAATGATATCTGCCATTACTAACGGTGTCAACCGCTCAACATGGGAAAATAGCGCGTTTGATTATACTTCACGCAAAATGTCAGGTAATTGCTTCTGTTTTAGTCAATTAGTTCAATTGTTGTTCATGTAATTAACGATAACAGTTTTAATCTTGCCTACTTAAAGGTTGCTGGGTATTGATAGATCCCTGCCGACACCATTTTGCTTGAAAAGGGGGCTATTGTTAGTGAACAACGGGGGCGAATATGTGCATTAGGTGTTTAGGTCACCATTGATGATTTTGGGTCTGGATTTTTCAGCCTCTCTTATTTATTACCCAATAAATTTGGCGTGTTTTATAAGTGGCAGACTACACGGGCTCACACAGTATGTTTTAGTCTACGCCGCGAGTTTTGTGATTGTGCGGATTGCTGCAAGATAATCAACATGAACAGTCAATGAAGACGTGAGCCTATTTCCCTCATGAATTTTTATGTCTCCGATATTGGCAATATCCATATTTTTTGTGATTTTAATCACAATTGAGTAGTAATCAGTGAAGCATCCATTGTCATCTCTTCTAACTCACTGTAACGTCACCTTCAATCTGGTTTAAACCAATTGGGTTAATTCATGGAAAGTAATTCAACTGTAGAATTTGCGAAACACAAGCTTAATGATTGGCTGAACACTGGCAACGTATCGCCTGGAAGTAAGTTGCCTTCTGAGAGAGAACTTGAGGAGTTGCTGGGAATAAAGCGCATGACTTTGCGTCAGGCATTACTTTATTTGGAAGGTGAATCGAAAATCTTTCGTAAAGATCGACGGGGTTGGTTTGTTGCGCTCCCTCGATTCAATTACAGCCCTAACGCCTCTACTAGCTTCAAGCAAGCGGCGGTTGAACAAGGGCGATTGCCGTCTTGGGGTTATCTGGAAAAAGAATGCACTCGTACAGCAGCCCCTGAGATTTTGTTTCTGCTTGGTGTTGAAGAGGGGCATGAGGTTTACAAAATTTGTGGTTGGGGAGCGTTGGATAATCATAAAGTTTTTTACCATGAAACATTTATCAACGCACAGATTGCTCCAGGTTTTATTGATGTGTTGGGTGAGCATTCATTTGCTGAAGTATGGGAAAAAACCTACGAAAAATTTACGCATACTCAGCATTTGGAATTTAAACCTAGTCGTTTTTTAAGCGGGGCTGATAAAGGGATGGGGGGAACCGCGGGAACTCCTTCTATTCGTGTAAAAAAATATCGTGCAGATGAAACAAATAGAGTTGTTCAGATCGATATAGAGTATTGGCGTTTTGAGTCCGTAGAATTTTTTATCGACTTATAAGGAGCTTTATGAATCGTTTACAAGCTACAAAAATTCTTCAGCGTGTACAAGATATTCCACTGTATTTACATGCTTATGCATTTCATTTAAATATGAGAATGGAAAAATATTACCTGAAGATTTATTGGATATTGCCAGCCAACAACAATTGAAGGGGGTGAAAATCCACGTTCTTGATGGTGAGAGTCAATCTTTGGGTTGTGCGAGTGATGAACAGTTGAACCATTTTGGCGATAAAGCTCGCAGGTTAGGACTTGATGTTCATATCGAAACCAGTTCTTCTGATGCTAAATCAATTGATCATGCTGTAGCCATTGCAAATAAATCCGGCGCTTCCTCTGTGAGGTTTTACCCACGTTATGAGGGGTATTTGGATGAGGTGTTGGCGAAAATTGCACAGGATATTCAATATATTAAAGCAAACTACCAACATAGTGGCCTCACTTTTACACTAGAACAACATGAAGATCTGAAAAGTCACGAATTAGTTAGTTTAGTTTCAGATGCCGATTTCCCTCAGCTTTCTCTATTGTTTGATTTTGCAAATATGATCAATGCAAATGAAGAGCCGCTGTTCGCATTAGCTGAAATGGCAACACAAATAACACAAGTACATATTAAAGATGCGCTGATTACACATGAAACTAATGGGTTAGGGCATAAAGCCTGTATTTCTGGACAAGGTGATTTGCCATTTAAAGAATTACTCTTACAACTCATTTGTTTAGGTGAGAATGAACCTCAGGTTATGGCATATGGGCTCGAGGAAGAAGTCGATTATTATGCCCCACCATTCCGCTTTGACGGTGAAGGTAATAACCCATGGATACCATGGCGAGAAATGAGTGAAACCCCACTTCCTGAAGAAGAGCTAGATATAAGATTGGTTAAAGAATTAAAGGATGCATTAAACCAAATAAATTATGTGCATAATATTATTAATGAATTAAAACAGGATGCATTAACTGTTCTTAATTAAATAAAGATTTAATACATCAGGGTGATACATCCTATTTAATCTGGGGTGATTCCATTATTTAAAAATTTAAGTAACACCATTATATCTAATGGTGGGGGGAACTATGCTAACAAAAAAGAAATGGACCATATTTAGTCTGCTTGTTTTATGTGGGGGTACTATTTATAAACTGCCTTCATTAAAGGATGCGTTTTATGTCCCGATGCAAGAGTATTTTAATCTTACCAATGGTGAAATTGGGAATGCGATGTCAGTTAACTCCATAGTGACGACCATCGGTTTCTTTTTATCTATTTATTTTTCTGACCGTTTGCCTCGTCGTTTTACTATGTCTGTATCATTGATTACGACAGGGTTATTAGGCGTATATTTATCTACGATGCCAGGCTATTGGGGAATCCTTTTTGTTTGGGCATTGTTTGGTGTTACCTGCGACATGTTGAACTGGCCAGTATTGCTTAAATCGGTCAGTCTGTTAGGGGACAAAACTCAACAAGGCCGGTTATTTGGTTTTTTTGAAACCGGGCGAGGAGTCGTAGATACCGTTGTTGCCTTCAGTGCTTTAGGGGTTTTCGCATGGTTTGGTGGCGGATATTTAGGGTTTAAAGCGGGTATTTTGTTTTATTCTTCAATTGCCATAATAGTGGGCATCATTTTATTTTTTGCCATGAAAGGGAATGTTGAAGAAGCAGAACTGGCCAAGCAGGAAGAAAAGAAGAAGGCTGAGAAACCAGGATTAGGAGGTGTATTAAAAAACAAGACGGTTTGGTTAATTGCCTTTAGTGTCTTCTGTGTTTATGCCGTTTATTGTGGACTAACCTTCTTTATTCCATTCTTAAGCAATGTGTATGCTCTGCCTATTGCGTTGGTAGGAGCGTATGGAATTATTAACCAATATTGTTTGAAAATGGTTGGTGGCCCGATCGGTGGTTTGATTGCAGATAATGTTTTGAAATCACCAAGTAAGTACCTCTTTTATACATTTATTATTAGTGTTGTTTTATTAGTTGTATTGATTATTTTACCTCATGAGCATATGTCTGTTTATTTAGGTATGGTGTGTACGTTGGTATTCGGAGCGGTAGTATTTACTCAGCGGGCAGTATTCTTTGCACCTATCGGTGAGGCGGGAATTAGCGAGAAAAATACTGGGGCAGCGATGGCGCTTGGTAGCTTTATTGGTTATGCACCGGCAATGTTTTGCTACAGTCTATATGGTTATATATTAGATGGTTACCCAGGACTTCTTGGTTACCAAATTGTCTTTGGTTTGATGGCTGTGTTTGCCTGTATGGGAATCTGTATTTCGGCTATGCTCATCAAGAGTATTCGCCAGGATAAGCAATCTACCTCATTGCAATCCGCATAATAAAACTTTCATCTTGGCGTACCCAGTGAGGGTGCGCCAATAAAATATTAAGTAATAACAGAAGTGATCTGTCCTTGATTTAATACCTACCTTGTTTTCAAATCAATCAGCGAAAACGAAGTTATTACATGATGACAAGACAACTTTATACTCCTGAATTTAAGCGCAGAGCCGTTGCATTACTACTTGAAAGCGATAAATTTGTTGCTCGTATGGATCAAGATATTGATATCAAAGAAAATACACTCTATAACTGGAAAAATTGTATCAGGATAAGCCTGATTCTGCCTTTCCTAATTCACTTCAACTGTCTGAGCAAGAATTAGAAATTCGTCGTCTAAAGGCGAAAATCGCTGAACTAGAGGAGGATAAAAATATCCTAAAAAAAACAGCGGCATTTTTTGCGCGGGAAAGCCGTTGAAATATGCCATGGTCACTCAATTATCGGCTTTCCATTCTGTTAATCGTCTTTGTCGGCTGCTGAATATCAGCGCCCGTGGTTATTGGGCATAGTGTGGGCGGGCACCTTGTACCCGCAAGCAATTAGATGGTTTTCTTATTGCAAGAATGACTCAGTTGCACCAAAACAGCCGTGGAAGCTATGGTATCCGTCGCTTACAAAGTGATTTAAAGGATGCGCCGTGTTTTCATGGCAAGACACGGCTTAGTCGACTAATGAAACTGGCTGGTTTGAAAGCCGCTAATCAGCCCCGCTATAAAGTGACAACCAATAGCCGACATAATCACGGCATTGCACCTAATTTATTAGACCGTGACTTCAACCCCATAGCGACAAATATTGCCTGGATACCCGATATCACGTACATAAAAACGGACGAAGGCTGGTTGTATTTAGCCACGGTACTTGACCTATTCAGTCGAAAAATCATTGGCTGGAGCTTAAGCCCGCGTTTAAAAACGCCCTTAATTATTGATGCGCTGAACATGGCGGTAAAATAGCGGCAAGCGGGTGAAAAAGTGATAATTCATTCAGATAGAGGTAGCCAATATGCTAGCCACAACTATCAAAAAGCGTTAGGGAAATAGGGTTTTATCTGCTCAATGAGTGGCAAGGGCTGTTGCTATGATAATGCGGTGATGGAGAGCTTTTACCACATGTTAAAAATAGAGCTAATGCAGGGAAAAGCATTTGTTACCCGAGCCGCGGCAATGAATTCAATATTCGATTATATTGAAGTGTTCTACAATCGCCGTCGCAAGCATTGGTAAGTACCCCACCAAAACGCCCCATTCACTTTTAGAGATCTTCTGACATATTGATTATGTCCCCTGAGATTGTAAGTACCCCATCAAAACGAGCCATTCACTTTTAGAGATCTTCTGACATACTGATTATATCCCCAGAGGAGATCACCATGCGTAAAATCCGATTCACAGAGCACCAGATAATCGCCGTTCTTAAATCCGTTGAAGCCGGACGAACGGTGTAGTGGATCACAAAATCAGGACACCGGAAGAATACAGGCTGACGGTTAAAAACCCGGAAATCTCAAAAAGTACTAGGTCCTAAAATGGGTGTACTTACATCTTTAGCGCCTGGAATGCGCTGCTTTCCATTTCACAATTATCATGTTAATGAAGAGGTTTTTATTGTTATTGAGGGATGTGGTGAGGTTAGAATCGGTGAGAATATTTACAGCATTAAAAGTGATGATGTTATCGCTTGTACTGCAGGTGGACAAAATACGGTTCATCAAATTATCAATAATAGTGAACACGAGTTACGTTATTTAGCCCTAAGTACACAAATCGCAACTGATGCTGTTGAATATCCAGACTCAGGAAAATACAGTGTCATGGCTGAGTTTGGTGTAGATGACAAAGGGAATGTTCAAGGATTTCAGTCCATTGCCAGGCTCAACGATAGTGTTGATTATTGGCAGGGTGAATAGTTTAAGTCACGTAGTCATAACGGAGACAGGCAATTACACAATTTGAATTATAGGCTCTAAAAATCTGAAACCACTTGCTGCTGAACTAGCTAAAGACTTCTAAACAGGAAACAGATCTCAATTCAAACTCTTTAGACATAAAAAAAGCCTCTCTGTATGTCTATCTAAGAGAGGCTATCAATAACTAGCTATATTTTTTATTTCAGGCTTTACCTAGACGCATCCAGACTACCTAAAACGATGATATGGCTCCTCTGACTGGACTTGAACCAGTGACATACGGATTAACAGTCCGCCGTTCTACCGACTGAACTACAGAGGAATCGTTTGAACGGGGCGAATCATATCCATCTCTATTCAGGCTGTCAACGCTAAATTACCATCTTCAATTTGAATGTTCATCAACTGAACAAATTGACGCGATGTTAGACAAAATGACGGAATATTTCATTCGATCATTTGCCTGATAACGCTTTTTTCAATGTACTTTTAGCCGCAAATTCCCAGTTGCCTTTATATACCAGATCATCAATAACCCAACTTTCATTCTGTTTAACCATTTTGATTTCATCAGTCCAGTGAAGAATCGATTGCCCTTGTTCTGAGCGGGTAAAATTAGCCTGCAAAGTCACGCTATTCGCACTGGGTAACACGGGAATAGAGGGTATATCAACAGAGGTTGGCCCTTCGAACAGACTAGAGAAAAGATCACCATCGACCAGTGATGGTTTTTCGTTAGGGTGCTGTCTTATTTCTTCATGCTGGCGTTTTTTTGCCTCTTCCAGCAATTGGTAGAGATTTGTACTTATATAAGGCTTGAATGTGGCAAGTTGAGTATCAGTTGGAAGGCCAACGCTGCCACTAATAAAGTACTGACTATAAAATTTTTGTGCCGTCATTGCAGGGTCGTTAGAGCCGTAGTGATGGCTGACGGTTGTTTCTGTTACTACACACCCGGTTAACGCAAAAGTGATTAACACACTGCATATTATTGATAACCAATATTTCATTTATACCTCTCCATTGTGGTTGCAATGTTTGCTGATTGAAAGATGTCCGAGTTGGTGGCTTCAGCAATAAGTATAGAAGAGCTTTATTTGGATGATATTAGCTATGCTCGGGTAAGTGTGGCATGAATATTGAGATAATAGAAAGTGGCTCAATGCGGACGTTTCTTATCGCGAGTGATGATGGAAAATGTCGTGAAAGACAATAATGTTATGAGCGGAATATAGTGTGTTGTTTTTCGAAATGCTATCTATTGAAGCATTGCTTAGCTTTGATAGATATAAATTTATTATTTAAAGGTAGTCGTGGAGACTGCATAGCATTCATATGAGACGACTATATAATAATGGTATTGTTACCTAATAATGTGGATAGTTATTTCATGATTAAAATTAAGTGTTGGGGAATTTCATTTGGGAAATGATATATTTCTTTGTATTATGCCTTATCTGTACATAATTTCTTATTATAGTGAATATATTATTTTAAATAAAACGAGTTACATCGTATTTTCACACGTATTCTTATATATTGCATTTTATATATGACTTATGCCGTCATAAATATATACCAAAATAGACTAATGAAGAGATTTTACGGGTAGCCGATTAGCTATCTTACATAGATAGCTAACGCTAAGTCATTATAGGATTTACTGAAATAGATAATTTGTAAGTGTAAATAAGCTTACTTAAGCGGTAACCAGTTTTAGGCATGGCAAGCCAAATTAAGGTAAATAACGAATAGCAATTCTTAATTTATAAAACAAATTATTTGACTTGAGACCAAATAGTTTTAGGCACTTTACCTAAGTCAAATAGTTTACCAGCCACTAATTCTGCACGACGATGATCGGCAGCACGATACATATTAGCTAATATATTATTATCCACTAAAGAATAATTTAATTTATCATAAAGGCGCTCTAAGCTATCGTGATTAGAACATTTTCGGAACATCATTAAATAATCAATATCGCTCATTATATTTTACTTTTATTGCAGACTAAATTGAATGGTAGCCCAAGCGAGCCAAACTAGCATAAGTAAACGTTACGTTAGGTGATAAACTGCTTGGTGAATAATATAATACTAGAGTATCGACGGCATCGTCCCGTAGACGCATATATAATAGTATGTCGGCAGAAAATGAACAAGCGTTTATAATAATATAATTATTCTCTGCCGATAAATGCTAGTAACTTAAACTCAAAATCTTTCGGGCTTCTATTACTGAGATATCTTTACGCTCTCCCAGAGGTAATAAATTAAATCTTTTTAAATAGTTAATTGCTTCCTCAATTGCTGATTCAGGTATCCCATAAGCGCTAAGATAGGTAGGTAGTCCCATATTTTCAAAAAATTGGCGTGTAAGTGTAATCGCACTATTTATCCGTTTTTCTTCTGTTCCTTCAGTGAGTTGCCATACTCTTTCTGCATATTGTAGTAGTTTCAACCGCTTATTTTCTTTCTGCACTTCTAATACAGCAGGGAGGAGAATCGATAATGTCTGAGCGTGATCGAGCCCATAGTGAATGGTAAAATAGTATCCTATACGGTGTGAGGCCCAATCTTGTGGCACACCAACCCCAATTAGGCCATTAAGTGCTTGAGTAGCACTCCACATGATGACTGCTCTGACGTCGTAGTTTTCTGGATCTTTTAATGCCTTAGGGCCTTCTTCAACTAAGGTTAGCATTAGCCCTTCGGCATAGCGATCCTGAACTTTGCCATATACGGGA
Above is a window of Limnobaculum parvum DNA encoding:
- a CDS encoding GntR family transcriptional regulator; this translates as MESNSTVEFAKHKLNDWLNTGNVSPGSKLPSERELEELLGIKRMTLRQALLYLEGESKIFRKDRRGWFVALPRFNYSPNASTSFKQAAVEQGRLPSWGYLEKECTRTAAPEILFLLGVEEGHEVYKICGWGALDNHKVFYHETFINAQIAPGFIDVLGEHSFAEVWEKTYEKFTHTQHLEFKPSRFLSGADKGMGGTAGTPSIRVKKYRADETNRVVQIDIEYWRFESVEFFIDL
- a CDS encoding MFS transporter, whose translation is MLTKKKWTIFSLLVLCGGTIYKLPSLKDAFYVPMQEYFNLTNGEIGNAMSVNSIVTTIGFFLSIYFSDRLPRRFTMSVSLITTGLLGVYLSTMPGYWGILFVWALFGVTCDMLNWPVLLKSVSLLGDKTQQGRLFGFFETGRGVVDTVVAFSALGVFAWFGGGYLGFKAGILFYSSIAIIVGIILFFAMKGNVEEAELAKQEEKKKAEKPGLGGVLKNKTVWLIAFSVFCVYAVYCGLTFFIPFLSNVYALPIALVGAYGIINQYCLKMVGGPIGGLIADNVLKSPSKYLFYTFIISVVLLVVLIILPHEHMSVYLGMVCTLVFGAVVFTQRAVFFAPIGEAGISEKNTGAAMALGSFIGYAPAMFCYSLYGYILDGYPGLLGYQIVFGLMAVFACMGICISAMLIKSIRQDKQSTSLQSA
- a CDS encoding transposase encodes the protein MTRQLYTPEFKRRAVALLLESDKFVARMDQDIDIKENTLYNWKNCIRISLILPFLIHFNCLSKN
- a CDS encoding DDE-type integrase/transposase/recombinase; this translates as MTQLHQNSRGSYGIRRLQSDLKDAPCFHGKTRLSRLMKLAGLKAANQPRYKVTTNSRHNHGIAPNLLDRDFNPIATNIAWIPDITYIKTDEGWLYLATVLDLFSRKIIGWSLSPRLKTPLIIDALNMAVK
- a CDS encoding IS3 family transposase, with product MQGKAFVTRAAAMNSIFDYIEVFYNRRRKHW
- a CDS encoding cupin domain-containing protein → MGVLTSLAPGMRCFPFHNYHVNEEVFIVIEGCGEVRIGENIYSIKSDDVIACTAGGQNTVHQIINNSEHELRYLALSTQIATDAVEYPDSGKYSVMAEFGVDDKGNVQGFQSIARLNDSVDYWQGE
- a CDS encoding DUF3828 domain-containing protein, with the translated sequence MKYWLSIICSVLITFALTGCVVTETTVSHHYGSNDPAMTAQKFYSQYFISGSVGLPTDTQLATFKPYISTNLYQLLEEAKKRQHEEIRQHPNEKPSLVDGDLFSSLFEGPTSVDIPSIPVLPSANSVTLQANFTRSEQGQSILHWTDEIKMVKQNESWVIDDLVYKGNWEFAAKSTLKKALSGK
- the ydgT gene encoding transcription modulator YdgT, with translation MSDIDYLMMFRKCSNHDSLERLYDKLNYSLVDNNILANMYRAADHRRAELVAGKLFDLGKVPKTIWSQVK